A genomic segment from Gossypium hirsutum isolate 1008001.06 chromosome D04, Gossypium_hirsutum_v2.1, whole genome shotgun sequence encodes:
- the LOC121216136 gene encoding uncharacterized protein, whose protein sequence is MQQEKGDSLAEGYVSELWDFTRVSVTQNNLQELKEIWDRWNDEIKQLFYSSYGDLPYLLEVKVDKHLFRALAQFWNPSYSCFTFGSVDLVSIVEEYTTLLHCSKIQVDKAYSRAANVPTFLKKLMNITGMSEQWVAARIKQKGDSKCIPWRNLKDLILAHPDMRKRVDVFSLGIYGLIIFPKALGHIDETVTDLFDRLDNGVTPVPAILAETFRSLNECRRVGEGRFIGCTHLLLAWFRSHFWKVDKVSYRVFFENYSPLKEIVALPRQDDISEEKWMATFQNLQEGILNGEHFGCCQMRSYIGVEILTGSLYLGFGGLLAMHRYWY, encoded by the coding sequence ATGCAGCAAGAGAAAGGCGATAGTTTGGCCGAGGGATATgtgtcagagttatgggacttcactcgtGTTAGCGTGACTCAGAATAACTTAcaggaattaaaagaaatttgggaCCGGTGGAATGATGAGATTAAGCAGCTTTTCTACTCTAGCTATGGAGACCTACCTTACTTGCTCGAAGTAAAGGTGGATAAGCACCTGTTCCGTGCCTTAGCCCAATTTTGGAACCCTTCTTATAGCTGTTTCACCTTTGGAAGTGTTGATTTAGTGTCTATAGTGGAGGAATACACGACATTGCTTCATTGTTCAAAAATTCAAGTGGACAAAGCTTATTCAAGAGCTGCTAATGTTCCAACCTTTTTGAAGAAACTGATGAATATtacagggatgagtgagcaatgggtcgcAGCACGAATCAAACAAAAGGGAGATAGTAAGTGCATTCCTTGGAGGAACCTGAAAGATTTAATTTTGGCACACCCAGATATGAGGAAGAGGGTTGATGTCTTTTCCTTGGGTATTTACGGTTTAATTATCTTTCCTAAAGCTTTGGGACATATTGATGAAACAGTCACTGACCTTTTTGACCGTCTTGACAATGGGGTTACACCGGTCCCAGCAATTctggcagaaaccttcagatctctgaATGAATGTCGAAGAGTAGGTGagggtagattcattggatgcaCGCACCTCCTTTTAGCATGGTTTcgcagtcacttttggaaggtggataagGTTTCCTATCgagttttttttgaaaattattcgCCCTTGAAGGAAATAGTGGCATTACCGAGGCAGGATGATATCTCGGAGGAAAAATGGATGGCAACTTTTCAGAATCTTCAAGAGGGGATATTGAATGGAGAGCACTTTGGATGCTGTCAGATGAGATCTTATATAggtgtggagattttgactgggtccctttacttgGGATTTGGGGGGCTATTGGCTATGCACCGTTATTGGTACTGA
- the LOC107898787 gene encoding protein PELPK1, with protein sequence MASHRLPFFVLPFLFVTLSLMSSNTVLVGAWRLLETSVPEIPKPELPKIPSFPKVELPKPELPEIPKPEIPKMPELPKPELPKVPELPKPELPKVPEFPKVPELPKPELPKVPEFPKVPELPKPEFPKVPELKKPEEVKVPELPKVPEMPKAPKLSKSEAPKVPGLPKPELPKVPEVPKPELPKAPELPKVPEVPKPELPKAPELPKIPELTKPELPKIPEVPKPELPKVPELPKPEIPKLPNLPKPETPKQELP encoded by the coding sequence ATGGCTTCCCATCGTTTGCCTTTCTTTGTGCTACCTTTTTTATTCGTCACTTTGTCATTGATGAGCAGCAACACAGTCTTGGTTGGTGCTTGGCGTCTTTTGGAGACATCTGTGCCGGAGATTCCTAAACCGGAGTTGCCTAAGATACCGTCCTTCCCAAAGGTTGAACTTCCAAAGCCTGAATTACCGGAAATCCCAAAACCCGAAATACCTAAAATGCCTGAGTTGCCAAAGCCCGAATTGCCTAAAGTTCCGGAGTTGCCAAAACCTGAATTGCCTAAGGTTCCCGAGTTTCCGAAAGTGCCAGAATTGCCAAAACCTGAACTACCTAAGGTTCCTGAGTTTCCAAAAGTGCCAGAGTTGCCAAAGCCTGAATTTCCTAAGGTTCCCGAGTTGAAAAAACCTGAAGAAGTCAAAGTTCCAGAATTACCTAAAGTTCCTGAGATGCCCAAAGCTCCTAAATTGTCAAAATCTGAAGCACCAAAAGTTCCCGGGTTACCAAAGCCAGAGTTGCCTAAAGTTCCCGAGGTGCCCAAGCCAGAGTTGCCCAAGGCTCCCGAGTTGCCAAAAGTTCCTGAGGTGCCTAAGCCAGAATTGCCAAAAGCTCCTGAATTACCGAAAATTCCCGAATTAACAAAACCAGAATTGCCTAAAATTCCTGAAGTGCCGAAACCAGAATTGCCCAAAGTTCCTGAGTTACCCAAACCAGAAATACCTAAATTACCCAACCTACCAAAGCCGGAAACACCTAAACAAGAACTGCCCTAA